The following coding sequences are from one Neurospora crassa OR74A linkage group I, whole genome shotgun sequence window:
- a CDS encoding cytochrome P450 monooxygenase codes for MASLGGFFDPSRLTTASPKAILITTFSLLIVYYITSSIIAWYRLRHFDGPWLGKFSYLWIFKIIHSGQMGEAAHAAQDKYGGVEPGYPSTVRIGPSDLITTELDLIRRMSGARSRYTRSDWYKLNRLDPYDDNMFSTTSTTYHDKLKSKMAPGYAGRDNTGVEKDIAHVISKLVDKIRTKYAAPKGSTSPAGREMLEFGQMAQYFTLDVICKTAFQVEFDHITKEEDVFGYIYMVHNLVYGNAMGATIPIIGKVLSNPLFLKMFGPTTKDPRGMGLIMKVAREIVAKRFAPDAKDQQDMLGSFIRRGLTQRQCETESIFQILAGSDTTATGIRSGLLYLCSNPRAYTRLQREIDERIASGLISSPCITNAESLAFPYLQAVIYESLRMRPPFDGLPFKIVPPEGDYTRDGKFIPGGTKITATFGAMQRNKEVFGVDSDIWRPERWLEEEGCDAERRREMKSVVEMVFGYGRWQCAGKMVAMLELNKIFCQLMRNFDFQLANPTQPWKSRNYHIFFHDDFYLTVTDRHSKTEDEKSS; via the exons TCTCCCAAggccatcctcatcaccaccttctcCCTTCTTATTGTCTACTAcatcacctcctccatcattgCCTGGTATCGCCTGCGTCACTTTGACGGCCCATGGCTCGGCAAGTTTTCGTACCTCTGGATCTTCAAGATCATCCACTCGGGCCAAATGGGTGAAGCAGCCCACGCCGCCCAAGACAAGTATGGCGGCGTCGAGCCCGGATATCCTTCCACCGTGCGCATTGGCCCCTCAgacctcatcaccaccgagcTCGACCTGATCCGGCGTATGTCTGGCGCGCGCTCTCGCTATACCCGCTCGGACTGGTACAAATTGAACCGCCTCGATCCCTATGACGATAACATGTTCAGCACCACTTCCACTACCTACCACGACAAGCTCAAGAGCAAAATGGCTCCCGGATACGCAGGCAGGGATAACACCGGCGTGGAAAAGGACATTGCCCATGTTATTAGCAAGCTGGTCGACAAGATCAGGACCAAATATGCGGCGCCCAAGGGGTCTACGTCACCAGCGGGAAGGGAGATGTTGGAGTTTGGCCAGATGGCGCAGTACTTCACGCTTGATGTCATTTGCAAGACGGCGTTCCAGGTCGAGTTTGACCATatcaccaaggaggaggacgtgTTTGGGTACATCTACATGGTTCACAATTTGGTCTATGGTAATGCCATGGGTGCGACGATTCCCATTATCGGGAAGGTTTTGAGTAATCCCCTGTTCTTGAAGATGTTTGGTCCGACGACGAAAGACCCGAGGGGAATGGGCTTGATTATGAA GGTCGCGAGAGAAATCGTCGCCAAACGCTTTGCTCCAGATGCCAAAGACCAGCAGGACATGCTC GGCTCCTTCATCCGCCGCGGCCTCACCCAACGTCAATGCGAGACCGAATCCATCTTCCAGATCCTCGCCGGCTCcgacaccaccgccaccggcATCCGCTCCGGCCTACTCTACCTCTGCTCCAACCCGCGCGCCTACACGCGTCTGCAGCGTGAAATCGACGAACGTATCGCGTCCGGTCTCATCTCTTCCCCATGCATCACCAATGCCGAATCCCTCGCCTTCCCCTATCTCCAAGCAGTAATCTACGAGTCCCTGCGCATGCGCCCTCCCTTCGATGGACTCCCCTTCAAGATCGTCCCGCCCGAGGGTGATTATACCCGCGATGGAAAATTCATCCCCGGTGGAACCAAGATTACGGCTACGTTTGGCGCGATGCAGAGGAACAAGGAGGTGTTTGGTGTTGACAGTGATATCTGGAGACCGGAGAggtggttggaggaggaggggtgtGATGCGGAACGCAGGAGGGAGATGAAGAGcgtggtggagatggtgttTGGGTATGGGAGGTGGCAGTGCGCGGGCAAGATGGTGGCCATGTTGGAGTTGAATAAGATTTTCTGCCAG CTCATGCGGAACTTTGACTTCCAGCTCGCCAATCCTACACAACCTTGGAAGAGCCGCAACTATCACATCTTTTTCCATGACGACTTTTATCTGACTGTTACGGACAGGCACAGCAAGACGGAGGACGAGAAGTCAAGCTAG